The Eurosta solidaginis isolate ZX-2024a chromosome 4, ASM4086904v1, whole genome shotgun sequence genome includes a window with the following:
- the LOC137247961 gene encoding MORN repeat-containing protein 3-like — MAQCNTRDKYSVGCVLTCELKNSSKVESTGVRATFFYPGSGTYKGYWLRNQHHRYGVKGTKKQLIYDGQWQNGKRHGYGTMRIRLPNGTAGRLYIGEWRDDMKWGEGKQFFDNGVYYGWWERNRRHGPGVMWYNNDSIYIGQWAADVKHGVGVFFYANGNRYEGHYARGLKNGEGTFYHMHTGQIQKGMWENDVCKASMVFDDFRNQVDNPTPYPIPKLGLAEPDKYVCKLFQKYIKNAYKPMKSLNELNCLDFTHKMKNFARFEPRSVPDSKFTFDVEFPCT, encoded by the exons ATGGCACAATGTAACACGCGTGATAAATATAGTGTCGGATGTGTATTAACATGTGAGCTCAAAAACAGTTCTAAAGTCGAAAGTACGGGCGTACGTGCAACTTTCTTTTATCCGGGTAGCGGCACCTATAAGGGTTATTGGCTACGAAACCAACATCATCGATATGGAGTTAAAGGGACAAAGAAGCAACTTATCTATGATGGACAGTGGCAAAATGGTAAACGTCATGGCTATGGAACAATGCGTATACGTTTACCAAACGGCACGGCAGGACGACTTTATATTGGTGAATGGCGCGATGATATGAAATGGGGCGAAGGTAAACAATTTTTCGATAATGGTGTCTACTACGGATGGTGGGAAAGAAATAGACGTCATGGGCCTGGTGTTATGTGGTATAACAACGATTCAATTTATATAGGCCAATGGGCAGCCGATGTAAAGCATGGTGTTGGCGTATTCTTTTATG CCAATGGTAATCGTTATGAGGGACATTATGCGAGAGGTTTAAAAAATGGCGAAGGTACATTTTACCACATGCATACTGGTCAAATACAGAAAGGTATGTGGGAGAACGATGTATGTAAAGCTTCAATGGTATTTGACGATTTCCGAAATCAAGTGGACAACCCTACGCCGTATCCCATTCCAAAG CTTGGCCTTGCGGAACCGGATAAATATGTTTGCAAGTTGTTTCAGAAATATATTAAGAATGCATATAAACCAATGAAATCCTTGAAT GAACTGAACTGCCTCGATTTCACACACAAAATGAAGAACTTCGCCAGATTCGAGCCGAGATCAGTACCGGATTCAAAATTTACGTTCGACGTCGAGTTTCCTTGCACTTAG